In the genome of Lactuca sativa cultivar Salinas chromosome 3, Lsat_Salinas_v11, whole genome shotgun sequence, the window TTAAATCATGTCATTATGTCacatcatcaaaactgacacgatAGTATATTACATCAGCAGACATAGTTGAGAGTTAAATTGTGACAATTATAAGAAAtggataaaaaaatataatttaaaaaagaaaaaaagcgtGATATAAAACTGATTTTTTGTTAAATTGTTTTTgtgagttccaaaataaaattaatatgtgCTGTGATCTCATATTTGTTAATCCTTCATTGGAGACCATGTGACAGTGATAAGGTTGTCGTCGTTGGTTAGAAGTTTTGATGTCCGTTTGTACAAGACAAAATCAGTAGAGAAGGAAGGGGAGGGCGGTCGATCTATCTATCGGAATGGATTGGGTCGCCGGTTACGGCGTCGCCTGAGTATCCATAGCCGTTCAGTGGATCCTACGTATTATACTTTATACTTACTTTATACCCATGGCCATATTCTCCATCGCCGCCCTCGCTTCCAAATATTTTGTCTTCACACCGTCTATTCCGGCCATCCACTCTTTAAAAGCCAGCAGCTACCCCTTTTCCTCAACCATAACTCGCAATACCACCACCATCACTGCAACCATGTCTGCCAATCCCCTCAACCCTCGACCTCACCCTTCTCTCGAGGTCAGCGGCGGAGCTTTGGATTCATTCCTTCCGGCTTTCACCACTCTCGACCGCCCATACGATCCCTATCCCCTCGTTTGTTCCAACACCCACCTCGAAACTGTATTTGCCCATTTTTTCCGATCAAAACCAGATGTCAGGTATCGACGTGAATGTCTCAGGACCAAAGACAACGGTGCCGTCGCCCTTGATTGGGTCGCCGGCGACGATCGCAACTTATCCCCAAATTCTCCTACCCTCATTTTATTGGTAAAATCAAATATATTCCCTCTCCAGATTCCCCCATCTTTTTCAAACGAACATTACCATTATtatatcttcttctttttgaTAATTTTCAGCCGGGGTTGACCGGAGGGAGTGGAGATGGATACGTAAGACATATGCTGGTGAGAGCAAGAAAGAAGGGGTGGCGCGTGGTGGTTTTCAACAGCCGTGGTTGTGGTCATAGCCCTGTTACCACTCCTCAGGTATCAAAAATCACAACCCAACATCATATTTTGCTTGCATATCTCCAAGATTGAAGAACACGACATGATTACTTTTCTGCATTGTAAAACTGTTGACAGTTCTATTCGGCGTCATTTTTGGGAGATATGAATGAAGTAGTAGCTCATGTCTCCTCTCGATTCCCAGAAGCAAATTTATATGCTGCTGGTTGGTCTCTTGGCGCCAACAT includes:
- the LOC111918996 gene encoding embryogenesis-associated protein EMB8 is translated as MAIFSIAALASKYFVFTPSIPAIHSLKASSYPFSSTITRNTTTITATMSANPLNPRPHPSLEVSGGALDSFLPAFTTLDRPYDPYPLVCSNTHLETVFAHFFRSKPDVRYRRECLRTKDNGAVALDWVAGDDRNLSPNSPTLILLPGLTGGSGDGYVRHMLVRARKKGWRVVVFNSRGCGHSPVTTPQFYSASFLGDMNEVVAHVSSRFPEANLYAAGWSLGANILVNYMGQESGSCPLSGGVSLCNPFDLVIADEDFQKGFNKVYDKALSSSLQEIFKRHALLFEELEGDYNIPAAASCRSIREFDESLTRVSFGFKSVHDYYSKSGSSGSIKDVAKPLLCIQAENDPIAPARGIPRQAIKENSKCMLIVTPQGGHLGWIGGDEAPFGAPWTDPIVMDFLQYLERTKSTSVPISKSDQNTHTVEATVK